The sequence TTAACTAACCTATATAATTGTTCATATATTTTGGTGGCTGGAGCTGCTTTCCTTGCTGATTCAGAATCGATACTTTCCAACGATCAAGGACAGTGACTGCTGCATGTTCAATGTTCTGTAATACTGTAGATAAGCCTCCTTGTCTCTCGACAGAACCCAAACCACCACCCCAGTTCAATACCCGGGCTAGATCATTCCCAGTTCCAGCAGGCAGGATAGCCACCGCAGGAGGAGAGACAAAATTCTGTTTATCTATGGCATCTAATACCCAACCAGCAGTGCCATCTCCACCACAGACAAGAACTCTAAAGTGAGGAACCTTCCTGAAGAGGAACAGTCCCACTTCTGGTCCCTGCGCTGAACTCAATTCACAGACCTGCACGAAACAGCTCCATCAATAAACTTGAACACAATAACCAGTCAAAATGCATTGGAAAAGTCTACAGACATAACTGTGTGACTAGTTTACAAACCTGCACAGGATTTAGAAGAAGATTAAGGCGCTGACGAAGGGAATCACCTCGTTGAGCACCACTCTTTTTGTTAATGAAAACCAACAACGGTCTTGCATCAGAAGGCAAATCAGCTAGCTCATACTTAAGTTTCGACCTTAGTGCCTGATGTTCATCTTTCTGGCCAAAAGACCCGCTTCTTTTAACACTGGGCTTCTTCTCCAGCTTGCCATTGCTATCACTGTCCCCGTGAGAGGAACCTCCATTCATAACGCTCCCTGAATTTTCCAACACGGCATGGGTGCCATTAACAGCCGGACCAGTATCAGCTGTGCTTTCCGTCGATTCATCACAATTGCTACCACTATTACCCGAATCCACTGAAGTTTCATTTCCTTGCTTGTATCTTTTACTTTGACTCCTGATACTGGCACGGACGGTAGACGCAAGTTCATTTGCGCCATGCGTGATCGTGCTCAAAAACCCTCCAGATGGATTCCGAGCCAATTCCTTGACATAAAGAGGGCACAAAATTAACCTTCTAAGAGGGCCTAGATCACAAACGTCCCCTGTCTCACTCGACATATTACTGTGACAGTCAACATGGACAAGACGCTGACACCACAAGCAGCACCATATAGGCGAACCCCCAAGAAAGGAGCTACTACACGACTCGTCACAGTAGCTACAAAACGAAGAATCATCAGTCTGATCAGCACCTTCCGTCCACCGCACCGCCCACTGGTGCACCACATGCTCATACCCAACCATGGAGACGCATTTGCAATCTTTAGGAGCACTTGACGAACAACTAAAATGCGCTGCTGCACCACAGATAGTACACCTGTGGACAAAAGTTTCAGAAGCTACAATCGTCTGCGACGGCGACATCGACTTCAAGCATACACAGCAGTTCAAGTTCTTGGCGCGAGATATAGAGTGAAGCTCCCAGCTGTGCGGAGCAACGGGAGTCTTATGCCGCGCCTTTGGATTCTTCTTCGACCTGGCTATGGCTTTTGTCCAACTCAAGTTGATATTCCTTCTCCACTGGAAAGCAGTGTAGGCTATAGTCAAAATACCAACAAGAGCAGCAACAAAGCAAGAGAACATTACACCGCGGGACTCCACCATTTCAACTGGATTCTTGGAGAACATCCCCATTTCTCCATCGTCCTCCATCTATCTAACTTGCAACTCGAGACACGTGCCTAAAGTTGGAGCCAATCAGAAAGATTCTTGGCTTGGTCAGGTCCACACAGAGGAAATCAATATACTATACAGAGTCCATATCCTCATCATCCAGAGTACAATCACACTTCAACTATAGAAAACAAACTCTTCAGCCCTGT comes from Brassica rapa cultivar Chiifu-401-42 chromosome A02, CAAS_Brap_v3.01, whole genome shotgun sequence and encodes:
- the LOC103850671 gene encoding diacylglycerol kinase 1 isoform X1, with translation MEDDGEMGMFSKNPVEMVESRGVMFSCFVAALVGILTIAYTAFQWRRNINLSWTKAIARSKKNPKARHKTPVAPHSWELHSISRAKNLNCCVCLKSMSPSQTIVASETFVHRCTICGAAAHFSCSSSAPKDCKCVSMVGYEHVVHQWAVRWTEGADQTDDSSFCSYCDESCSSSFLGGSPIWCCLWCQRLVHVDCHSNMSSETGDVCDLGPLRRLILCPLYVKELARNPSGGFLSTITHGANELASTVRASIRSQSKRYKQGNETSVDSGNSGSNCDESTESTADTGPAVNGTHAVLENSGSVMNGGSSHGDSDSNGKLEKKPSVKRSGSFGQKDEHQALRSKLKYELADLPSDARPLLVFINKKSGAQRGDSLRQRLNLLLNPVQVCELSSAQGPEVGLFLFRKVPHFRVLVCGGDGTAGWVLDAIDKQNFVSPPAVAILPAGTGNDLARVLNWGGGLGSVERQGGLSTVLQNIEHAAVTVLDRWKVSILNQQGKQLQPPKYMNNYIGVGCDAKVALDIHNLREENPERFYSQFMNKVLYAREGARSIMDRTFEDFPWQVRVEVDGVEIEVPEDAEGVLVANIGSYMGGVDLWQNEDETYENFDPQSMHDKIVEVVSISGTWHLGKLQVGLSRARRLAQGQSVKIQLCAPLPVQIDGEPWFQQPCTLTISHHGQAFMLKRAAEEPLGHAAAIITDVLENAETNEVINASQKRALLQEMALRLT
- the LOC103850671 gene encoding diacylglycerol kinase 1 isoform X2; amino-acid sequence: MEDDGEMGMFSKNPVEMVESRGVMFSCFVAALVGILTIAYTAFQWRRNINLSWTKAIARSKKNPKARHKTPVAPHSWELHSISRAKNLNCCVCLKSMSPSQTIVASETFVHRCTICGAAAHFSCSSSAPKDCKCVSMVGYEHVVHQWAVRWTEGADQTDDSSFCSYCDESCSSSFLGGSPIWCCLWCQRLVHVDCHSNMSSETGDVCDLGPLRRLILCPLYVKELARNPSGGFLSTITHGANELASTVRASIRSQSKRYKQGNETSVDSGNSGSNCDESTESTADTGPAVNGTHAVLENSGSVMNGGSSHGDSDSNGKLEKKPSVKRSGSFGQKDEHQALRSKLKYELADLPSDARPLLVFINKKSGAQRGDSLRQRLNLLLNPVQVCELSSAQGPEVGLFLFRKVPHFRVLVCGGDGTAGWVLDAIDKQNFVSPPAVAILPAGTGNDLARVLNWGGGLGSVERQGGLSTVLQNIEHAAVTVLDRWKVSILNQQGKQLQPPKYMNNYIGVGCDAKVALDIHNLREENPERFYSQFMNKVLYAREGARSIMDRTFEDFPWQVRVEVDGVEIEVPEDAEGVLVANIGSYMGGVDLWQNEDETYENFDPQSMHDKIVEVVSISGTWHLGKLQVGLSRARRLAQGQSVKIQLCAPLPVQIDGEPWFQQPCTLTISHHGQVFHSTSLTKDSSFV